Proteins encoded within one genomic window of Leptospira stimsonii:
- the aspS gene encoding aspartate--tRNA ligase — protein sequence MEHWIQENYNKRSWAGELNESLEGKKIVLYGWSFRFRDQGGVIFIDLRDRTGIIQVVARKELLGDAFTLAEKVRSEYVIAVEGTLKKRDAESINPRMPTGTIEVVLDKLSILNAAKTPPFSLDEFDDISEELRLKFRYLDFRREELKNRMLKRHEFVFAIRNYLNKRKFVEIETPILNKSTPEGARDFLVPSRLNPNQFYALPQSPQIFKQILMVGGMERYFQIVKCFRDEDLRADRQPEFTQLDMEFSFVSQEEILAEMEGLISNVYKEVFNIPLTTPFPRMTYKTAMEEYGSDKPDLRFGMKLVNVSEIVKDCDFNVFSGAVKGGGTVKVVCVPGGSTISRKEIEDYTAWLNRDYKAKGLAYMKHGAEGLESTITKRFKKEELEAISKACGSKEGDMLFFGADESDIVNHSLGALRLKLSERFETPKEGDINITWIVDFPMFEWNKDHKRWDALHHPFTSPSDESIPYFESMETLQKNAGNATAKAYDLVMNGVEIGGGSIRIHSRDVQNQVFRVLGIEEEEAKEKFGFLLEALEYGAPPHGGLAFGIDRIMMLLTGGKSIRDVIAFPKTQKGLCLMSECPSPVEEKQLQELKIKLVKV from the coding sequence TTGGAACACTGGATTCAGGAAAATTATAACAAACGCTCTTGGGCGGGAGAATTGAACGAGTCTCTGGAAGGTAAAAAAATCGTTCTCTACGGCTGGTCGTTTCGATTTCGAGATCAGGGCGGGGTGATCTTCATCGATCTTCGGGACAGAACCGGGATCATTCAAGTTGTAGCTCGCAAAGAACTCTTAGGAGACGCCTTCACACTCGCGGAAAAGGTTCGCTCCGAATACGTGATCGCCGTGGAAGGAACTCTCAAAAAAAGGGACGCAGAATCGATCAATCCAAGGATGCCGACCGGAACCATCGAAGTAGTTTTAGATAAATTATCGATTTTGAATGCGGCAAAAACTCCTCCGTTCTCCTTGGACGAGTTCGACGATATCTCCGAAGAACTCAGACTTAAATTCCGTTATCTGGATTTCAGAAGAGAAGAATTGAAGAATCGAATGCTCAAACGTCACGAGTTCGTATTCGCGATTCGAAATTATCTCAACAAACGGAAGTTTGTCGAAATCGAAACTCCGATCTTGAACAAATCCACTCCGGAAGGTGCGAGAGATTTTCTAGTTCCTTCCCGTCTCAACCCGAATCAGTTCTATGCGCTTCCTCAGTCTCCTCAGATCTTCAAACAGATTTTGATGGTGGGCGGAATGGAACGTTACTTTCAGATCGTGAAATGTTTTCGAGACGAAGACTTGCGCGCGGACAGACAACCCGAGTTCACTCAGCTCGACATGGAATTCTCCTTCGTGAGTCAGGAAGAAATTCTCGCGGAGATGGAAGGTCTGATCTCGAACGTTTACAAAGAAGTTTTTAATATTCCTCTTACGACTCCTTTTCCAAGAATGACTTACAAAACCGCGATGGAAGAATACGGTTCCGATAAGCCCGATCTTCGTTTCGGAATGAAACTCGTAAACGTATCCGAGATCGTAAAAGACTGCGACTTCAACGTATTCTCCGGAGCCGTAAAAGGCGGAGGAACCGTAAAGGTCGTTTGTGTTCCGGGCGGTTCTACGATTTCCAGAAAAGAAATCGAAGACTATACGGCGTGGTTGAACCGAGACTACAAAGCGAAAGGTCTCGCGTATATGAAACACGGCGCGGAAGGTCTGGAATCCACCATTACAAAACGTTTTAAAAAAGAAGAATTGGAAGCAATCTCCAAAGCCTGCGGTTCGAAAGAAGGGGACATGCTCTTCTTCGGGGCCGACGAATCGGATATCGTCAATCATTCGTTAGGCGCTCTTCGTTTGAAACTTTCCGAAAGATTCGAAACTCCGAAGGAAGGGGATATCAACATCACTTGGATCGTGGATTTTCCGATGTTCGAATGGAACAAGGATCACAAACGTTGGGACGCGTTGCATCACCCGTTTACTTCTCCTTCGGACGAGAGTATTCCGTATTTTGAATCTATGGAAACGCTCCAGAAGAATGCGGGCAACGCGACAGCAAAGGCGTACGACCTCGTGATGAACGGAGTCGAAATCGGGGGAGGTTCGATCCGGATCCATTCTCGGGACGTTCAGAATCAAGTGTTCCGGGTTCTCGGAATCGAAGAGGAAGAGGCGAAGGAAAAATTCGGATTTTTACTCGAAGCCCTCGAATACGGAGCTCCACCTCACGGCGGTTTGGCGTTCGGAATCGATCGTATCATGATGCTTCTTACCGGCGGGAAGTCGATCCGGGACGTCATCGCTTTCCCGAAAACACAAAAAGGACTTTGTTTGATGAGCGAATGCCCTTCTCCTGTAGAAGAAAAACAACTCCAGGAATTGAAGATCAAACTGGTTAAGGTATAA
- a CDS encoding PhoH family protein — protein sequence MDIIPRGNGFQIEGESAKVDFALDFFKKLEANYRERPDRDFTDSFDFAYILKDAGKELRKKKVWETETDRAMPWKPSEKILTTYRGKHIFPRTRNQETYFRSFQDNLITFALGPAGTGKTFLSVATACRFLQAGTIDKIILTRPAVEAGENLGFLPGDLNQKVDPYLRPVYDALNECIGAEKTQEYISLTKIEIAPVAFMRGRTLSNAFIILDEAQNCTLAQLKMIMTRLGRNSRMCISGDSTQIDLDHGRSGLEKVVTLFKNTDQIGMVFFGKEDITRHPLVEVIVRKFEEL from the coding sequence ATGGATATCATCCCAAGAGGGAACGGTTTTCAGATCGAAGGAGAATCCGCTAAGGTCGACTTCGCACTCGATTTTTTTAAGAAACTCGAGGCGAACTACCGCGAACGTCCGGACCGTGATTTCACGGATTCATTCGATTTTGCTTATATTCTAAAAGATGCAGGTAAGGAACTCCGCAAAAAAAAGGTATGGGAAACCGAAACCGATCGGGCCATGCCTTGGAAACCTTCCGAAAAAATCCTCACCACATATCGCGGGAAACATATCTTTCCGAGGACCAGAAATCAGGAAACTTATTTCCGCTCCTTTCAGGACAATCTGATCACGTTTGCGCTCGGTCCGGCGGGAACCGGGAAAACATTTTTGTCCGTCGCAACCGCATGTAGATTCTTACAAGCTGGAACGATCGATAAGATCATTCTCACAAGACCGGCGGTGGAAGCGGGGGAGAATCTCGGATTCTTACCCGGAGATCTCAATCAGAAAGTCGATCCTTATCTTCGTCCTGTTTACGACGCCTTGAATGAATGTATCGGCGCCGAAAAAACGCAGGAATACATTTCTCTTACAAAGATCGAAATCGCTCCCGTCGCTTTTATGCGGGGAAGGACTCTTTCCAATGCGTTTATCATTTTGGACGAAGCGCAGAACTGCACGCTCGCACAGCTCAAGATGATTATGACTCGTCTGGGACGCAATTCGAGAATGTGCATTTCCGGAGATTCGACTCAGATCGACTTGGATCACGGTCGTTCGGGACTCGAAAAAGTGGTGACTTTATTTAAGAACACCGATCAAATTGGAATGGTGTTTTTCGGGAAAGAAGATATTACCAGACACCCGCTCGTGGAAGTAATCGTTCGCAAGTTCGAGGAGTTGTAA
- a CDS encoding HD family phosphohydrolase has translation MPSPGEQIESAMAWITDTLTRVRPILFVRRLQVVLVVITLLMVTWMLAIPFFGQDKMDLSPDGLYSEGKTAPEKIVSAKDIVYEDEDKTKAKKLAAYQSAPFVFDREYSALQDFINKAIQEDMENFRSFKPSVEGKAYPELLNVIPRWKNRSKEEIELLYKTPGKGKLKDLVQQYSNLVFSSFCILRDLPPDYATLKSSGARVRNQGIKEQISNLEGVYIIPRSYLYRDPETVNILTRMAQEKLSRMDPAVLPVVQKISLSYIYSNPSCSYNAEETLSLKKFASDRAEPVNSRILAGDVIVKSGEIITPEIFKKLQIVNTYATRANIASIISILLIQTVFVVIIYIFLKKYNPKRLNDVSSNVIVFSLIWFLVLSCTIASRIFFNFETKYDTIFYFALFVPVGMVCLIVSFIYDEQLSIAIGFYLSFFVFMASHYNPTSFMLGFVSCIVSASYGRNLKKRIDFIKAGLYIAGVQIIIASSGYLFDSRNYWVAIPSGSWLKDLVESNIFKLYVLCLINGFACSTASQFLLPIYEYLFNVPTRFKLMELADTGHPLLQDLLTKAPSTYTHTFMVAALSERACQNLGLDWLLTRVGVYFHDIGKIPNAGFFVENQHLIPKKENIDKNNPALAAKIVIDHVLDGIEMAKKARLPREVIDFIPEHHGTSTMAFFYHKALSELSPTQKKKLRKEDFQYPGPKPQRKETAIVMIADSLEAASRSLEEINPESLDNLITKIIGIKLSENQLDECGLTLGDLEVIKSSFKEVLLSSLHSRPKYPSMEATKALEKKNPLSASTNGHKNSKTVTPGKGN, from the coding sequence ATGCCCAGTCCGGGAGAACAAATCGAGTCCGCTATGGCTTGGATTACGGACACCCTAACTCGGGTGCGTCCGATTCTTTTTGTTCGAAGGCTTCAAGTCGTCTTAGTCGTTATCACCTTATTGATGGTCACTTGGATGCTGGCGATTCCGTTTTTCGGTCAGGATAAGATGGATCTTTCTCCGGACGGTCTCTATTCCGAAGGAAAAACCGCCCCCGAGAAGATCGTCTCCGCAAAGGATATCGTCTATGAGGACGAGGACAAGACCAAGGCAAAAAAACTCGCCGCGTATCAATCCGCCCCCTTTGTTTTCGATCGCGAGTACTCCGCACTTCAGGACTTTATCAACAAAGCCATCCAAGAAGATATGGAGAATTTCCGCTCCTTCAAGCCGAGCGTAGAAGGAAAAGCGTATCCAGAACTTCTAAACGTAATTCCAAGATGGAAGAATCGTTCTAAAGAAGAGATCGAACTTCTTTACAAAACTCCCGGAAAAGGAAAACTCAAAGATCTTGTACAACAGTATTCTAATTTAGTATTTTCTTCTTTTTGCATATTGAGAGATCTGCCTCCCGATTACGCGACTTTAAAATCTTCCGGCGCTCGGGTTCGGAATCAAGGGATCAAAGAACAGATTTCGAATTTGGAAGGCGTTTATATCATTCCAAGATCGTATTTGTATCGGGATCCGGAGACCGTAAACATTCTGACTCGGATGGCCCAGGAGAAACTTTCCCGTATGGATCCGGCCGTGCTTCCGGTGGTTCAGAAAATTTCTCTGAGTTATATCTATTCCAATCCGTCTTGTTCGTATAACGCAGAAGAGACGCTCTCTCTCAAAAAATTTGCCTCGGATCGAGCGGAACCGGTCAATTCCAGGATTCTCGCCGGAGACGTGATCGTAAAATCCGGGGAGATCATCACTCCGGAAATATTCAAAAAACTGCAAATTGTAAACACGTATGCGACGAGAGCCAATATCGCATCGATCATTTCGATTCTTCTGATACAGACGGTTTTTGTCGTTATCATTTATATTTTCCTAAAAAAATACAATCCAAAGCGACTCAACGACGTTTCGAGTAACGTGATCGTTTTTTCTCTCATCTGGTTTTTGGTTTTGAGTTGTACGATCGCGTCCAGAATCTTCTTTAACTTCGAGACAAAATACGATACGATTTTCTACTTCGCGCTATTTGTCCCGGTCGGAATGGTTTGTCTGATCGTAAGTTTTATCTACGACGAACAACTTTCGATCGCGATCGGATTCTATCTTTCGTTCTTCGTTTTTATGGCTTCGCATTACAATCCGACTTCGTTTATGCTCGGATTCGTTTCCTGTATCGTTTCCGCGAGTTACGGAAGAAATCTCAAAAAACGAATCGATTTCATCAAGGCCGGTTTGTACATCGCGGGTGTCCAGATCATCATCGCTTCCAGCGGTTATCTTTTCGATTCGAGAAACTACTGGGTTGCGATTCCGAGCGGATCTTGGCTCAAGGATTTGGTAGAATCCAACATCTTCAAATTGTATGTTCTCTGTTTGATCAACGGATTTGCGTGTTCGACCGCCTCACAGTTTTTGTTGCCGATCTACGAATATCTTTTCAACGTTCCTACCCGGTTTAAGCTGATGGAACTGGCGGATACGGGACATCCTTTGTTGCAGGATCTTCTCACAAAAGCTCCTTCGACTTACACTCATACGTTCATGGTGGCCGCTCTTTCAGAACGGGCTTGCCAGAACCTAGGGCTCGATTGGCTTCTCACGAGAGTTGGGGTTTACTTTCACGATATCGGTAAAATTCCGAACGCCGGATTTTTTGTCGAGAATCAGCATTTGATTCCCAAAAAAGAGAACATCGATAAGAACAATCCGGCCCTCGCCGCGAAGATCGTCATTGATCACGTGTTAGACGGTATCGAGATGGCGAAGAAGGCGAGACTTCCGAGAGAGGTGATCGACTTTATTCCGGAGCATCACGGAACTTCTACGATGGCTTTCTTTTATCACAAAGCCCTTTCGGAACTTTCCCCAACTCAAAAGAAAAAACTCAGGAAAGAAGATTTTCAATATCCGGGTCCGAAACCTCAGAGAAAGGAAACCGCGATCGTGATGATCGCTGACTCTTTGGAAGCGGCGTCGCGTTCCTTGGAGGAGATCAATCCGGAATCTTTGGATAACTTGATCACAAAGATCATCGGCATTAAACTTTCGGAAAATCAGTTGGACGAATGCGGATTGACTCTGGGCGATCTTGAAGTTATCAAGTCGTCCTTTAAAGAGGTCTTGTTATCCAGTCTTCATTCCAGACCGAAGTACCCGAGTATGGAAGCGACAAAAGCTTTGGAAAAAAAGAATCCTTTGAGCGCATCGACGAACGGTCATAAAAACTCTAAAACCGTAACACCGGGGAAAGGAAACTGA
- the ybeY gene encoding rRNA maturation RNase YbeY, producing MLFRKELGDSSCELSLLLLRDSDMKEINLLRRGKDKTTDVLSFPLEFDASPLSAILQQREGKSHSNLPPIALGEIVISVDTLKRQAIEIGHTEKDEFYRLLVHGFLHLLGYDHERGESEERIMKEKEDECLEILQDL from the coding sequence ATCCTATTTCGAAAAGAGCTTGGAGATTCTTCCTGCGAACTGAGTCTTTTGCTCCTAAGAGATTCCGATATGAAAGAGATCAATCTTCTTAGAAGAGGAAAGGACAAAACCACGGACGTTCTTTCCTTTCCCTTGGAATTTGATGCTTCCCCTTTGAGTGCAATTCTCCAACAAAGAGAAGGGAAATCGCATTCTAACTTACCTCCGATCGCGTTAGGCGAAATTGTAATCTCGGTAGATACTCTCAAAAGACAAGCAATCGAAATCGGACATACGGAAAAGGACGAATTCTATAGACTTCTCGTTCATGGATTTTTACATCTCCTAGGATACGATCACGAAAGAGGAGAGTCTGAAGAAAGGATCATGAAGGAAAAGGAAGACGAATGTCTGGAAATTCTCCAGGATCTCTGA
- the recO gene encoding DNA repair protein RecO: MSGNSPGSLRKMRGIVLESREIPGGDAVIRLLPEEGIVENFRVRGIRKSKTRPIASVEPGSLTSVDYYNARNQQEIHNVKEIALLNRFDRAKAGYLGMVLVSYLVELASSFTPDGAEHPGEFRLLSGALEELEENGPSILILPFVKLRLLVSGGFLSKELLCHSCGTPLKEMTSVTLQTSPLELVCGNCLHSNENDLGLVQWIQTFLMLRFRDLKERKISVETILDLDRICNRMLEPILRRKLKSTGTLYEALGENLGKFS, translated from the coding sequence ATGTCTGGAAATTCTCCAGGATCTCTGAGAAAGATGCGAGGGATCGTTTTGGAATCCAGGGAGATTCCAGGAGGAGACGCAGTCATTCGTTTGTTACCGGAGGAAGGGATTGTGGAAAATTTTCGAGTTCGGGGAATTCGAAAAAGCAAGACTAGACCGATCGCTTCCGTGGAACCCGGTTCGTTGACAAGTGTGGATTATTACAATGCAAGAAATCAGCAAGAGATACATAACGTAAAAGAGATCGCGCTTTTGAATCGTTTCGACCGCGCGAAAGCCGGTTATCTTGGGATGGTTCTCGTTTCCTATCTCGTTGAACTTGCTTCCTCTTTCACTCCGGACGGCGCGGAACATCCCGGTGAATTTCGTCTTCTTTCCGGCGCACTGGAAGAACTGGAGGAGAACGGACCTTCGATTTTGATTCTTCCTTTCGTAAAACTTCGCCTTCTTGTTTCCGGAGGTTTTCTTTCTAAAGAACTTCTCTGTCATTCCTGCGGAACACCTTTAAAGGAGATGACTTCGGTGACTCTTCAGACTTCTCCACTCGAGCTTGTGTGCGGGAATTGTCTCCATTCAAACGAAAACGATCTTGGGCTCGTTCAATGGATCCAAACTTTTTTAATGTTGCGCTTTAGAGATCTGAAGGAAAGAAAAATCTCTGTTGAAACAATCTTGGACTTAGACAGAATTTGCAATCGAATGCTCGAGCCGATTCTTCGAAGGAAACTCAAGTCGACCGGCACACTCTACGAAGCTCTGGGAGAGAACCTTGGAAAATTTTCTTAA
- the argS gene encoding arginine--tRNA ligase, translating to MKENETLKQIVLTALEEGVKEITSSFIDLDHSALKIKIEYSRDEKFGDYSTSFALENSKLLKKNPVQVSQDLVSALKRRTDLFEVVDFTPPGFVNFRILPSFLLKFIESSILSGAFYPQVNNPLKINLEFVSANPTGPLNIVSARAAAMGDAMASLLKAIGHKVDKEFYINDYGNQVFLLGVSTLVRIRELKGESSSIQEAEDSTPIEALLEKNVLPSEGYRGEYIKEIASSLLNDATKSIRIESLLKEKKYRELAELCSVWTVENNLVWQRKDLDAFGVEFDNYFSEKTLHEANKVLAVMKDLESSGKIFQEDGKKVFRSSEYGDDKDRVVVRDDGRPTYLLADIAYHKNKIERGYDRIIDIWGPDHHGYIARLSGAIQSLGYPKENFKVIIAQQVNLLESGQKVKMSKRAGSFQTMSDLIGFLGKHGKDVGRYFFVMRSLDAPLDFDLDLAKDESDKNPVFYLQYAHARICSIFREVGDETSGEEASKLEMSEERKRLLFWIARYPEEILDSANAMEPHRVTNYLQSFAKAFTSFYLGKNNRLKDATPEVRLGLARICLASRNVLFQGLSLIGVSAPERMDKES from the coding sequence ATGAAAGAAAATGAAACTCTCAAACAAATCGTCCTAACGGCACTTGAAGAAGGGGTCAAAGAAATCACGTCCTCTTTTATAGATCTTGATCACAGCGCTTTAAAAATCAAAATCGAATATTCGAGAGACGAAAAATTCGGTGATTACTCCACCTCCTTTGCATTAGAAAATTCTAAATTACTCAAGAAGAATCCGGTTCAGGTTTCACAAGATCTTGTTTCCGCTCTGAAAAGAAGAACGGACCTTTTCGAAGTGGTCGACTTTACTCCTCCCGGATTCGTTAATTTTAGAATTCTTCCTTCTTTTCTTCTAAAATTTATCGAATCTTCCATACTTTCCGGCGCCTTTTATCCTCAGGTTAACAATCCTCTTAAAATCAATTTGGAATTCGTATCCGCAAATCCGACGGGACCGCTGAACATCGTTTCGGCGAGAGCGGCGGCGATGGGGGATGCGATGGCCTCTCTTTTGAAGGCGATCGGACACAAGGTCGATAAAGAATTCTATATCAACGATTACGGGAACCAGGTTTTCTTACTCGGTGTTTCGACTCTTGTCCGGATCCGAGAGCTCAAAGGAGAATCTTCTTCGATACAAGAAGCGGAAGATTCTACTCCGATCGAAGCCCTCTTGGAAAAAAACGTATTACCGTCCGAAGGATATCGAGGAGAATATATTAAAGAAATTGCAAGTTCTTTGTTGAATGATGCAACAAAATCCATCCGTATCGAATCCTTACTCAAAGAAAAAAAATATAGGGAACTCGCGGAACTTTGTTCAGTCTGGACCGTGGAAAACAATCTAGTCTGGCAAAGAAAGGATTTGGACGCATTCGGAGTGGAATTTGATAATTACTTTAGCGAAAAAACACTCCATGAGGCGAACAAGGTTTTAGCGGTTATGAAAGATCTGGAGAGCTCCGGAAAAATATTTCAGGAAGACGGAAAGAAAGTTTTTCGTTCCTCGGAATACGGAGACGATAAGGATCGTGTTGTGGTCAGAGACGACGGCAGACCGACTTACTTACTCGCCGACATCGCCTACCACAAAAATAAGATCGAGAGAGGATACGATCGTATCATCGATATTTGGGGACCGGATCATCACGGATACATCGCCAGACTTTCCGGTGCGATCCAGTCTTTAGGGTATCCAAAGGAGAATTTCAAAGTCATCATCGCGCAACAGGTCAATCTTCTTGAATCTGGTCAAAAAGTTAAAATGAGTAAGCGCGCCGGTTCGTTTCAGACAATGAGCGACCTCATCGGTTTTCTCGGAAAACACGGAAAGGACGTCGGTCGTTATTTCTTTGTTATGCGTTCTCTCGACGCTCCTCTAGACTTTGATTTGGATCTTGCGAAGGATGAATCGGATAAGAACCCTGTCTTCTATCTTCAATACGCGCACGCAAGAATTTGTTCCATCTTTCGAGAAGTAGGAGACGAAACCTCCGGAGAAGAAGCTTCCAAACTCGAAATGTCCGAGGAGAGAAAACGACTCCTTTTTTGGATCGCGAGATATCCGGAGGAAATATTAGATTCTGCGAATGCGATGGAGCCACATCGTGTCACAAATTATCTCCAGAGTTTTGCAAAAGCATTCACGAGTTTTTATCTCGGAAAAAACAACAGACTAAAGGACGCGACTCCCGAGGTCCGTTTGGGACTCGCGAGAATCTGTCTTGCCTCCAGAAACGTTCTCTTTCAAGGTCTATCTCTGATCGGAGTTTCCGCTCCCGAAAGAATGGACAAGGAGTCCTGA
- a CDS encoding nicotinamide-nucleotide amidohydrolase family protein, with protein MSEPKIIVLSTGSELTSGRSQDTNSSWIANELFGIGFSVSKFVVLPDDPLVLQEEIGNLAKESTKEKPVLMVMTGGLGPTEDDYTLEIACKLAGVSSVESPVARQRIEAFYRLRGKNFEEAMQTSIRQISVPETSIILNNKVGIAPGFILKLGENATLSCMPGVPGDMTEMFREELSPWISKTFSAKELHSGFRFLWWMSESLFQKEFISKEESIKNGSVVWGVAAKRGYIRVSFQSGDRKLVDSLLEKLDHVYGSKATPDIFEELPKILIKQKVTVGTAESCTGGLMAKTFTDRAGSSSYFMGAVVSYDNSVKAGLLGVQQSTLDEFGAVSRETAKEMAEGALLSLKTDYTISVTGIAGPGGGTPQKKVGLVYFGIGQKDGGTEIHEHYFPFPRASFREYAAHTGLYLLYDLLKRKG; from the coding sequence ATGTCGGAACCGAAGATCATCGTTCTTTCCACCGGATCGGAGCTTACCTCTGGAAGAAGTCAGGATACGAATTCTTCCTGGATCGCGAACGAGCTATTTGGAATCGGATTTTCGGTTTCTAAGTTCGTGGTTCTCCCGGACGATCCGCTCGTCTTGCAGGAAGAAATCGGAAATCTCGCGAAAGAATCTACAAAGGAAAAGCCTGTATTGATGGTAATGACCGGTGGACTCGGTCCAACGGAAGACGATTATACATTAGAAATTGCTTGTAAACTTGCAGGCGTTTCTTCCGTTGAAAGTCCGGTCGCGAGACAAAGGATCGAGGCTTTTTATCGATTGAGAGGGAAGAATTTTGAAGAAGCGATGCAAACTTCGATTCGTCAGATTTCTGTTCCCGAAACGTCGATCATCTTAAACAACAAAGTAGGAATTGCTCCCGGGTTTATTCTGAAACTGGGGGAAAATGCGACCTTGAGTTGTATGCCCGGTGTTCCCGGTGATATGACGGAGATGTTCCGCGAGGAATTGTCGCCTTGGATTTCAAAGACCTTTTCTGCAAAGGAACTACATTCCGGTTTTCGTTTTCTCTGGTGGATGAGCGAATCCCTATTTCAAAAAGAATTTATATCCAAAGAAGAATCGATTAAGAACGGCTCCGTAGTCTGGGGAGTTGCGGCGAAACGAGGATATATCCGCGTGAGTTTCCAATCGGGAGATCGAAAACTCGTAGATTCTCTTCTCGAGAAGCTCGATCACGTCTATGGATCAAAAGCAACTCCGGATATTTTTGAAGAACTACCGAAGATTCTCATCAAACAAAAAGTTACAGTTGGAACTGCGGAAAGTTGCACCGGCGGTTTGATGGCTAAGACCTTTACGGATCGTGCCGGTTCCTCCAGTTACTTTATGGGAGCCGTCGTTTCCTACGATAACAGCGTCAAGGCGGGACTCCTCGGAGTGCAACAAAGCACGTTAGACGAATTCGGAGCCGTGAGTCGAGAAACCGCGAAAGAGATGGCGGAAGGCGCGCTTTTGTCCTTAAAAACGGATTATACGATCAGCGTTACGGGCATTGCTGGTCCGGGCGGTGGAACGCCGCAAAAAAAAGTGGGACTTGTCTATTTTGGAATCGGGCAGAAGGACGGAGGGACCGAAATTCATGAACACTATTTTCCATTTCCGAGGGCTTCCTTTCGAGAATACGCGGCTCATACGGGATTGTATTTATTATACGACTTATTAAAGAGGAAAGGATGA
- a CDS encoding response regulator transcription factor translates to MHNILIVEDIHSIREAIKDLLTGKYRVFDAENYDEAVQILKNEEIHLVITDIRMPGKTGLDLIKTIQNEFPNVLYTLMTAYNINDYINFAYKHGIWNIIPKYSFLDIKLISVMVHKLLTKDIFGVEKYFGSNFIIQESEAEDREFSVPQPESIVYKRIYSDEQRNFLCNRIAKFLVEKGAPNAINQILEELTSNAMIRAPRDSKGNYKYQYELPSRDLVIPLENIQLAESDFFEIGYGIADNTFIIVIRDHFGSLDKKEILKRLDRHITVDEATGFPPGLSDSHGRGLYICREISDQLIFNIEKDKRTEIIALLDKQGNRSYKSLSIYEV, encoded by the coding sequence ATGCACAATATCCTAATCGTAGAAGATATCCATTCAATTCGAGAAGCAATCAAGGATCTTCTGACCGGAAAATACCGCGTCTTTGACGCGGAGAATTACGACGAAGCAGTCCAAATTCTTAAAAATGAGGAAATTCACCTCGTTATTACCGACATTCGAATGCCCGGAAAAACTGGGCTCGATTTGATCAAGACGATTCAAAACGAATTTCCGAATGTTCTTTATACGTTGATGACCGCCTACAATATCAACGACTACATCAACTTCGCATACAAACACGGAATCTGGAATATCATTCCTAAGTATTCTTTCCTCGATATCAAACTGATCTCGGTGATGGTTCACAAACTTCTTACCAAAGACATCTTCGGAGTGGAAAAATATTTCGGCTCCAACTTCATCATTCAAGAATCGGAAGCGGAAGATCGGGAATTTTCCGTTCCACAACCGGAGAGTATCGTCTACAAAAGAATCTACTCGGACGAACAGAGAAATTTTCTTTGCAATCGAATCGCGAAATTCCTCGTGGAAAAAGGAGCGCCGAACGCGATCAATCAAATCTTAGAAGAGCTTACGTCTAACGCGATGATTCGCGCTCCGAGAGATTCCAAAGGAAATTATAAATATCAATATGAACTTCCGTCCCGGGATCTCGTGATTCCCTTGGAAAATATTCAACTCGCAGAATCCGACTTCTTTGAAATCGGATACGGAATCGCGGACAATACGTTCATCATCGTAATTCGGGATCACTTTGGTTCCTTGGACAAGAAAGAAATTTTAAAAAGACTCGATCGTCATATCACCGTGGATGAGGCAACCGGATTCCCTCCGGGGCTCTCGGATTCCCATGGGAGAGGACTTTATATCTGTCGCGAAATTTCAGATCAGCTGATTTTTAACATAGAGAAGGACAAAAGAACCGAAATCATCGCACTTCTCGACAAACAAGGCAACAGAAGTTATAAATCTCTCTCGATCTACGAAGTTTGA